Below is a window of Rhizobium jaguaris DNA.
CTCATCGCGTGCAAACGCACGAACCGCGCGACTAAAGTATATGTGGACACCTGTCAGCAGCACGACAAGGCCCATCTTGGCATGTAGCCAGCCACCCTGGAAATCATAGATCGACCAGGCGAGATAGAGCCCGAAAATCCAGGTCAGCATCATTGCCGGCGTCATGATTACCCGCAGTAGCCGCCGCTCCATCACCTTGAAGGTTTCCGATTGCTGCGAACCGGGTTCCGCATCGGTGTGATAGATGAAAAGCCTCGGCATATAAAAGAGACCGGCCATCCACGAGATCACCGCGATGATGTG
It encodes the following:
- the hemJ gene encoding protoporphyrinogen oxidase HemJ; translation: MNENRQEKQIDPRPGAYASRRAYFMILLFAALAIGLFAWHPDNLYLWIKAFHIIAVISWMAGLFYMPRLFIYHTDAEPGSQQSETFKVMERRLLRVIMTPAMMLTWIFGLYLAWSIYDFQGGWLHAKMGLVVLLTGVHIYFSRAVRAFARDENRHSARYWRFMNEAPTVLMILIVILVVVKPFA